A section of the Acidobacterium capsulatum ATCC 51196 genome encodes:
- a CDS encoding TonB-dependent receptor has protein sequence MYRWSSLRVGVACAWLWMCAAAVCAAQWGNGGSMAGRILDGDGAPVEHARLMIEALGSGTTYDLGTDPNGNFLLPQLAPGAYKVAVEAPGFAAWTLPDVEVSAGQQRELSPRLESLLAKKQPRPAAGPQGSKSASQRVSESALTLSMLQRQGGQRSLHVREPALAEPLALQEPEAAPALARVAHAPAAASPLQIYTRLRNAQTVHARVSVTTPQGLVEATIAEKPVVPAGTTDWAAFEPGRQQVSEPASQPASRPAGKRVSESASQPGGGFPGAVRMREQSDAIAHANPHANHGATQAAESDSLDVPPVPPLNEHMTVEDSTAEATAADDHESTATRSAPAKTSANTLELAEAFAPQAPERGEQDQSDIRRAAVTNSDVATDGDPNRAAHSTGEDDVSAFEPAGEDAIEVSRRSRSDSTDSFEVRSDHPVDRVHGQSFIEDRDAAWGAENAGTTLTTQTAAGAFVTTPYKPADRRLQAALELGGPLGANGRGHWFVAVDGLERNNPGMAVVSEPSKFFAPLTSSQLQTLQARLQGSMSAALDTGQAAALYTQTMGQLDGLLGSVARSTRQVIAFPRLDWKLNDRNRISVGYDFIRLTAHDGVWSAPTETWGTGSYGTRTLALDSVSGKWNTFVTPNLLNELRYTVAHDVESEMPVAPSGFEQALAKNPLGMTPQISVASGSGGFRFGTPSYLDKVAYPDEFRQEAADTLTWVRGRNQMSVGYALDYARDDISGLNYGAGGYSYSTREAFVADLLSPNHCDASTTGTGNLPCWSRYEQTVGPNTFRFDTADYAGFATDTLKLRAGLTLSAGARYDYEHLPNPNAALVNPAIPETASLPSGGNVSPRVGFAWALPWRGRRPGAQTVVRGGVGVFYGRISNVTVLNAISQTGTASAERNYIFKPLDTGAPQFPVVFSAHPDLQIAPNVTYFATGFQHARALQAQFSVEQSLGRNTTLTLSYWGSFGSDLPQVVDENIDLNAVGKIAYTVNDPARMGPLTGTYESKFFYKRLNANFNQMAAMQSTAHSRYQAAGVSLRSRLPHGMLLTLDYRNAHALDDSPYATAYNGRWMVEDPSNLALDWGTSNSDIRDRLTGGLVLHEPWHASGWAESLLGGYTLDVTGGYRSGRPYTMRTVGAVPSFACSYQGWLEAGNDCVLSAPAGVITGVPVPVESLGASLNGAGGASWLPGVGRNTYRYPAAFDGNLRFEKRTGIGGRKALEFGADVSNFMNHSNVTHLETVGYVVSGEKSSTGAGKLTYLSGTNGHSQFGVVTTRNNNSTYRDRQIELVLRLIF, from the coding sequence GTGTACCGCTGGAGCAGTCTTCGCGTGGGGGTTGCGTGCGCATGGTTGTGGATGTGCGCGGCGGCTGTGTGCGCGGCCCAGTGGGGCAATGGCGGCTCGATGGCCGGCCGCATTCTCGATGGCGATGGCGCTCCAGTGGAGCACGCGCGGCTGATGATTGAGGCGCTCGGCTCTGGAACCACCTATGACCTGGGCACCGACCCCAATGGAAATTTTCTGCTGCCGCAACTCGCTCCCGGAGCCTATAAGGTAGCGGTCGAGGCACCCGGCTTTGCCGCATGGACGCTGCCCGATGTGGAAGTGAGCGCCGGGCAGCAGCGCGAACTGAGCCCGAGGCTCGAGAGCCTGCTTGCGAAGAAGCAACCGCGTCCGGCAGCAGGCCCGCAGGGGAGCAAGTCCGCCAGCCAGCGAGTCAGCGAGTCAGCGTTGACACTGAGTATGTTGCAAAGGCAGGGCGGCCAAAGAAGTTTGCATGTGCGGGAACCAGCGCTCGCGGAGCCGCTTGCGCTGCAAGAGCCGGAAGCTGCTCCGGCTCTCGCGCGGGTGGCACATGCGCCTGCCGCGGCGAGCCCGCTGCAAATCTATACGCGGTTGCGGAATGCGCAAACCGTGCATGCGCGTGTCTCGGTGACGACGCCGCAGGGTCTTGTGGAAGCAACCATTGCGGAGAAGCCCGTAGTCCCGGCAGGTACGACGGACTGGGCTGCATTTGAGCCGGGACGGCAGCAAGTCAGCGAGCCAGCAAGTCAGCCCGCCAGCAGGCCAGCGGGCAAGCGGGTTAGCGAGTCAGCGAGTCAGCCGGGCGGTGGCTTTCCCGGTGCCGTTCGCATGCGGGAACAATCAGACGCGATCGCGCACGCAAATCCGCACGCAAATCATGGCGCCACGCAGGCAGCGGAGTCTGATTCGCTGGATGTGCCACCGGTGCCGCCATTGAATGAGCACATGACTGTGGAGGACTCGACCGCAGAAGCGACGGCAGCGGATGATCATGAGTCAACCGCAACACGGAGCGCGCCCGCGAAAACATCCGCCAACACCTTAGAACTGGCCGAGGCCTTTGCGCCTCAAGCTCCGGAACGCGGAGAGCAAGATCAGAGCGATATTCGCCGTGCAGCAGTTACAAATAGCGATGTCGCCACAGATGGTGATCCGAATCGGGCCGCGCATTCCACCGGAGAAGATGACGTCTCTGCATTCGAACCCGCCGGAGAGGACGCGATCGAGGTATCCAGGCGCTCGCGAAGCGACAGCACGGACAGCTTCGAGGTGCGATCCGATCATCCGGTAGACCGCGTGCATGGGCAGAGCTTTATCGAGGACCGCGACGCCGCGTGGGGTGCGGAGAACGCCGGCACCACACTCACCACGCAGACGGCGGCGGGCGCATTTGTCACGACACCGTACAAGCCGGCTGACCGCAGGTTGCAGGCCGCGCTGGAGCTGGGCGGCCCGCTGGGCGCAAATGGGCGCGGGCACTGGTTTGTCGCGGTGGACGGGCTCGAGCGGAACAATCCCGGCATGGCGGTGGTGAGCGAGCCGAGCAAGTTCTTTGCTCCGCTGACATCGTCGCAGTTACAGACGCTGCAGGCACGGCTGCAGGGCAGCATGAGCGCGGCGCTCGATACCGGGCAGGCTGCGGCGCTCTACACGCAGACCATGGGGCAACTGGATGGCCTGCTGGGCAGTGTGGCGCGCTCGACGCGGCAGGTCATCGCGTTTCCGCGTCTGGACTGGAAGCTGAATGATCGCAATCGTATCTCAGTGGGTTACGATTTTATCCGGCTCACGGCGCACGATGGCGTGTGGTCCGCGCCGACCGAGACGTGGGGCACGGGAAGCTATGGCACGCGGACGCTGGCGCTCGATTCCGTCTCCGGCAAATGGAACACCTTTGTCACACCGAACCTGCTGAACGAACTGCGCTACACGGTCGCGCATGACGTGGAGAGCGAGATGCCGGTGGCGCCGAGCGGCTTTGAGCAGGCGCTGGCGAAGAATCCGCTGGGCATGACGCCGCAGATCAGCGTGGCGAGCGGCAGCGGGGGATTTCGATTTGGCACGCCGTCCTATCTGGATAAGGTGGCTTATCCCGACGAGTTTCGGCAGGAGGCGGCCGACACCCTGACGTGGGTGCGCGGACGCAATCAAATGAGCGTGGGCTATGCGCTCGATTATGCGAGGGATGACATCAGCGGCCTGAACTATGGCGCGGGCGGATACAGCTACAGCACGCGCGAGGCGTTCGTGGCCGATCTGCTTTCGCCGAACCATTGCGATGCCTCGACCACCGGCACAGGCAATCTGCCGTGCTGGTCACGCTATGAGCAGACGGTGGGGCCGAATACTTTCCGCTTTGATACGGCCGACTATGCGGGCTTTGCGACGGACACGCTCAAGCTGCGGGCCGGGCTGACGCTCTCGGCGGGAGCGCGTTATGACTATGAGCACCTGCCCAATCCAAATGCGGCGCTGGTGAATCCGGCGATTCCTGAGACAGCTTCATTGCCTTCTGGCGGAAATGTGAGCCCGCGCGTGGGCTTTGCATGGGCGCTGCCATGGCGCGGGCGCAGGCCGGGCGCGCAGACCGTGGTGCGGGGAGGCGTCGGCGTATTTTATGGGCGCATTTCAAATGTAACTGTATTGAATGCAATCTCGCAGACGGGCACGGCCAGTGCGGAGCGCAACTACATCTTCAAGCCGCTCGATACGGGCGCGCCGCAGTTTCCGGTGGTCTTCAGCGCGCATCCTGACCTGCAGATAGCGCCGAACGTGACATATTTTGCGACAGGCTTTCAGCATGCGAGAGCCCTGCAGGCCCAGTTCTCGGTGGAGCAGTCCCTGGGGCGCAACACCACGCTCACGCTGAGCTACTGGGGCAGCTTTGGGAGCGATCTGCCGCAGGTGGTGGACGAAAACATCGATCTGAATGCGGTGGGCAAGATTGCGTACACCGTGAATGACCCGGCACGCATGGGGCCGCTGACGGGCACCTATGAGTCGAAGTTCTTCTATAAGCGGCTGAATGCAAACTTCAATCAAATGGCTGCGATGCAGAGCACGGCTCATTCGCGCTACCAGGCTGCGGGCGTGTCGTTACGCAGCCGTCTGCCGCATGGAATGCTGCTGACCCTGGACTATCGCAACGCGCATGCGCTCGATGACAGCCCCTATGCGACGGCCTACAACGGTCGCTGGATGGTCGAGGACCCGTCGAACCTGGCGCTGGACTGGGGCACGTCGAACTCTGACATTCGCGACCGCCTCACCGGAGGGCTGGTGTTACATGAGCCATGGCATGCCTCCGGCTGGGCGGAGAGTCTGCTGGGCGGCTATACGCTCGATGTGACGGGCGGCTACCGGTCAGGGCGGCCCTATACGATGCGGACGGTGGGAGCGGTGCCGAGCTTTGCGTGCTCCTATCAAGGGTGGCTTGAGGCCGGCAACGATTGCGTGCTGAGCGCGCCAGCCGGCGTGATCACGGGCGTGCCGGTGCCGGTGGAGTCACTGGGAGCAAGCCTGAATGGCGCAGGCGGCGCAAGCTGGCTGCCGGGGGTTGGGCGGAATACATACCGGTATCCGGCGGCCTTTGATGGCAACCTGCGCTTTGAGAAGCGTACCGGCATTGGGGGGCGAAAGGCGCTCGAGTTTGGTGCGGACGTCTCCAACTTTATGAATCACAGCAACGTCACTCATCTGGAAACGGTCGGCTATGTCGTGAGCGGCGAAAAGTCGAGCACCGGCGCCGGAAAGCTGACGTATCTGAGCGGAACGAACGGGCACTCGCAGTTCGGTGTGGTGACGACGAGGAACAACAACTCCACCTACCGGGACCGTCAAATTGAGCTGGTGCTGCGCTTGATTTTCTGA
- the obgE gene encoding GTPase ObgE, with amino-acid sequence MFIDEAKIRVKAGDGGNGCMAFRREKFVPRGGPSGGDGGRGGDIVMESTQRHNTLLYFRYNPEHKAERGEHGMGSNCTGRDGKDIILKVPVGTVVYNAESGELLHDFQQPDERLIVAHGGRGGRGNQHFATSTHQAPREHEMGYPGEEFTLRLELKVLADIGIVGYPNVGKSTLISRISAAKPKIADYPFTTLEPNLGVVTVGEMPHEETFVVADIPGLIEGAHEGAGLGDRFLRHVERTHLLVHLVDVSDASGRPDPVADYKTIAAELANFGGELEDKPVIVVASKIDSVNPDKLKKLAAMAKRRKLPFYEISAVTGQGVQQLKYAMAERVRELRKQTQIEL; translated from the coding sequence ATGTTTATCGACGAAGCGAAAATCCGGGTCAAGGCCGGTGACGGTGGTAATGGCTGCATGGCCTTCCGCCGCGAAAAGTTTGTTCCGCGTGGCGGACCCTCCGGTGGTGATGGCGGCCGCGGCGGCGACATTGTCATGGAGTCGACGCAGCGCCACAACACGCTGCTCTACTTCCGCTACAACCCCGAGCACAAGGCCGAGCGCGGCGAGCACGGCATGGGCTCCAACTGCACGGGCCGTGACGGCAAAGATATCATTCTCAAGGTCCCCGTCGGCACGGTCGTTTACAACGCCGAGAGCGGCGAGCTGCTTCACGACTTCCAGCAGCCCGATGAGCGGCTCATCGTCGCCCATGGCGGACGCGGCGGTCGCGGCAACCAGCACTTTGCCACCAGCACCCATCAGGCTCCGCGTGAGCATGAGATGGGCTACCCCGGCGAAGAGTTCACGCTGCGCCTCGAGCTCAAGGTGCTCGCCGACATTGGCATCGTCGGCTATCCCAACGTGGGCAAGTCCACGCTCATCTCTCGCATCTCCGCGGCGAAGCCGAAGATTGCCGACTACCCCTTCACCACGCTGGAGCCCAACCTCGGCGTGGTGACCGTCGGCGAAATGCCGCATGAAGAAACCTTCGTGGTCGCCGACATTCCCGGCCTCATCGAGGGCGCGCATGAGGGCGCGGGCCTCGGTGACCGCTTTCTGCGCCACGTCGAGCGCACGCACCTGCTCGTGCATCTGGTGGATGTCTCTGACGCCAGCGGACGCCCCGATCCCGTGGCCGACTACAAGACCATCGCCGCCGAGCTGGCCAACTTTGGCGGAGAGCTCGAAGACAAGCCGGTGATCGTGGTCGCCTCCAAGATCGACTCCGTGAATCCGGACAAGCTCAAGAAGCTGGCCGCAATGGCCAAACGCCGCAAGCTGCCCTT